The Faecalibaculum rodentium genome segment TACAGGCCGGCAGCCCGGCTGCCGGTTTTTCTGGAGAGGAGAATGATTCATGAGCGGACTGCTGATGATTTTCATGATATTTCTGTTTTTGATGGTATTCCTGCCGGCCATGATGTACCTGCTGCCGGTGTTTCTCATCATCTGGCTGGTTTCCGCACTGGTGAACAGCTTTCGACCCCGTCGGCAGACCGGAATGGGCAGCGGCATGGGTGGAAATGGCCGGACATTCTACTACTACAGGTCGTCCAACCCAGGGCAGGGCGGCGCCATGAACCGGAACCCCGAAATTGAAAAACGGGCAGCCCGCCCGGATTCCATTGATGCAGAATACACGGAGGTGGAGGTCAGGGATGACACACGTGATCCGCAGTGAGTCCCTGGGTCTGGATGACGAAATCCGGGACCTTCTGGAAAAATCCATGATTGGGATGTCCGAGAAAGAAGTCGGAGCCTGGATGGACCACATTTATGATCCGGAGAATATGTTCGTCATGATCCGGGATGACCGCCCCGTGTCCTGCATTCAGGTCAAACACCGTGTCCTTCATCTCACAAACCGGCAGCTGACGGTATCAGTGCCGGTTCTTTTCTGTACCCACCCGGATTACCGCCTCCAGCGGTGTTTCGGGAAACTCATGGAAGCCGTCATTGCACAGGCTTCGGCGAACGATCTCGCGCTCTTGACCGTCAGCGACCAGGTGAAGGTCCTGGAAAAACGCAGCTTTTTTCCCGTCGCCAGATGCCGCGAGTACTGGCTCGACAGGATACAGATTCCACCCCTGTCGGATGGATCCGTACGGCCATGGCGCGGGGAGGATCTGTATCCGGTGTATCAGGGATTTGTCCGGAATTTTCCCATCCGGCTGGAACTCAGCCGCGATGAGTTTGAGGCGCATCTTGCATATCTGCGTGCTGCCGGGCGCCGGATCTGGGTGGCGGCGGATCAGTGGACGCATGTCGAGGGCTTTGGCGTGACGCTGCCTGTCTCGACGGGGATCCGCTTTGAGTTGCTAGCCTATGAGAACAGCCGGGCGCTGGTGAACCTTCTGGCGAGACAGGCGCGCTATACCCAGACCCTGGTGGTGAGAACCGGTCCCAATGAAGCGCTGGAGCGGCTGTTTGAAGGTGTCGTGCACCGCCCGAAGGACTCGGTGCTGGTGCGCCTCACCAACTGGCAGCTGTTGAGCCGGTGGCTGAATATGGAACTCCGCAGCCCTCAGGCGCTCTTTGATGCCTTCCCCGCCGCGATGTGGTTTGGCCTGTTGTAGGCACCTGCTGCCAATGGTGGCTGGGCTGTCGTGATGCATATTATAAAGACAAACTCCCTCCGGGATCTTCCGTCAGATCCCCAGAGGGAGTTTTTCATTGAATTGAACCCCGGAAAGCAGCATTTTCAAATTTGGCAACGAGTCCATTCATACTCTGGATCCTGTTTCTGAAGATGCCGCATACAGTCTCCGGTCTTTGCTGTCTTGCTTTCCTCAAACTGCCAAAGTTCAGAATATATGGAACTTCAATCTTTCAGGCAACCAAGAGGTACAACATAAACTCCATCACTTCGTCTATATGCATATTGACCTGTTCCGGTTAATACCATGAGAAACGAAGGTTCTTTCATCTTTTCTGTATCCAGCTTTTCTCGCAGCTTTTTAAGATTCTCTGCTCCTTCTTCGATAAGTTTGTCGCCTCCAAGTTTTATTTCAATTAATCCATAAGAACCATTTCGAAGATGGATAACCGCATCACATACAAGCCCAGTTTTATCACGGTAATGATATACATCCCCATTGAGTGCTTCAGCATAAACTCTCAGATCACGAATACACATCGCCTCAAACAAAAGGCCGAATGTCTTTAAGTCAGCTGTCAAATCTCCCGGGCCAACACCCAAGGCAGCAGCTGCAATAGAAGGATCTACAAAAAATCTGGTATTAGAAGTCCTGATAGTAGTTTTTGACCGCAGATTTGGATTCCAGGCTTTTAACTCCTCTATCACAAATATTCTCTCTAAGGCACGTATATAAGAATAAACAGTTGAGGAATCCAGTGCCTTCATATCATTGGCTTCCATGTCCTGACGGATTACTTCACTCGTTGCCTGCGTTCCCTGATTTCGGGCGTAGGACTTCATGAAGAGCTTAACCCGTTCAGGATTCCTCAATCTTCCATCTGCACGGGAAACATCAGAATGAACAACTGCATCATAATACCCTGCGGCCTGATCCAATACCGTTTCATCCGTAAATCCAATTGCAAGAGGCCAGCCACCACGACATGTCAGAAAAGCCAGTTTATCCATATCCAGTGTATTGGTCCCCGTTATTTTTTCCGGAGAGTTGAACAGTTCTGCAAGGCTCACGTCTCCTGTAGATTCTTGTGACTCATAAAGACTCATTGGACGCATAGTCAGCCAGATAAAGCGCCCAGTTCCGGTATGTCGAATATGATCCGAAGATGGTGGAACAGCAGATCCTGTCAATATAAACTGACCAAGTTCATCTCTATGATCAACTTCATATCTGACAGCATCCCACAGTTTGGGTGCGAGCTGCCACTCATCAATCAGTCTTGGGGTTTTCCCTTCCAGAAGACGTTGCGGATCCAGTTCAGCAAGTGTCATATTCTGTGCTTCATTCTTTGGATCGGCCATATAAAGAACACTACCGGCTATCTGTTCAGCCGTTGTCGTTTTACCACACCATTTTGGCCCTTGAATCAAAACTGCTCCAATCCCCTTAAGCTTACGCTTTAGTATTCTATCTACTATTCTTGGCTTGTATTCTTTCATCGTTCTCCTCCGCCTTGAATATTGTGTTTATAGCCCAATTATCACAGCATTCCCGAGTTTGGCCGATTTTCGTTCCTGAGTTTGGCCGGTTTTCATCCCTGAGTTTGGCTGGTTTTCATCCCTGAGTTTGGCCGGTTTTCATCCCTGAGTTTGGCCGGTTTTCGTTCCTGAGTTTAGCCAGTTTTCATCCCCGAGTTTGGCAGAAGCTGCCAACGCCACCATCCCCATCACCACACCAACACAAAAACAGCCCCTGGAGTTTGATGAGTTGCCTTACCCAACTATCCGACAGCAGAAAACAATAACCCAAATTCACCAGCCCGACTCCTCACCTTGGTAAATCTCCTCCATTCTTATCTTCTCCACCATTCTCATCCTTCCACCAAACCCAAAAACAGCCCCTGGAGTTTGATGAGTTGCCATCGGCCAACCATCAAACCGCAGGGGCCTGTCAGTCATGTCCGTGTTGCCTGTACTCCTCGGGAATCACCGCGCTTCGCTCAATTGCCAGCTCCAGCTCCCGGGCGCTGATCCGTCTGGCACCCTTGGTCAGCACCGAGTTCTGGATCAGACCGTCGGATGTCGCCACATGCAGCTGATACTCGTTTCTGAGCACCGAAACCAGCTTCTCGATATAGGCATCCGCTGTCTGTCCCGCCCGGGTGTACACCACCTCCAGGGCTCCCCGCATATTCCGGGACCCGGGATTATCCTGCACCCGCCACCCATCGAACACCAGGATCATCCGGCACCCCAGATAGCCCTGGTAACTCGACAGGATCCGGATCAGTTCCTGTCTGGCATCATGCAGCGGCAGTGTCTTCAGACTGCTCCAGCTGTTGATGATGTTGTACCCATCCACCACATAGCACACAGGTTTGGGCGGATGCAGCGTGACATCCTGCTGTTCCATTGCCATGTCCCGCCGCTTGTGCGGCTTCACGGTTTTCTTCTCGTTTTTGTTCCGCCCGGATACCGCCGCAAAGGCCTTCCGGGCTTCTTCCTCCGACACCACGGAATTCCGGTGCCCTGCCGGGGTGTATCCAGCGGTCCGCTCGCTCTCCAGCGGAATGTGCATGTGCTCCGGCGCTTCATCCCAGGGGACCGTGAACCCCGCCCCGCCGGCACAGAACACACTGTCCGGTGTGTTGCGCAGATCCGCCACCGGATCATAGTCAATTTCCGCCAGGATCCTATCCTGGTCGGGACTCGGTTCATACTGGGTCTCTCCCAGTTCCAGCATTCCCCCGCCTTTGGTCAGGGCACGGAGTTCATTCTGGAAATCTGCCAGGTTCCGCAGGGGACCGCTCCCGGT includes the following:
- a CDS encoding GNAT family N-acetyltransferase → MTHVIRSESLGLDDEIRDLLEKSMIGMSEKEVGAWMDHIYDPENMFVMIRDDRPVSCIQVKHRVLHLTNRQLTVSVPVLFCTHPDYRLQRCFGKLMEAVIAQASANDLALLTVSDQVKVLEKRSFFPVARCREYWLDRIQIPPLSDGSVRPWRGEDLYPVYQGFVRNFPIRLELSRDEFEAHLAYLRAAGRRIWVAADQWTHVEGFGVTLPVSTGIRFELLAYENSRALVNLLARQARYTQTLVVRTGPNEALERLFEGVVHRPKDSVLVRLTNWQLLSRWLNMELRSPQALFDAFPAAMWFGLL
- a CDS encoding ATP-binding protein, with product MKEYKPRIVDRILKRKLKGIGAVLIQGPKWCGKTTTAEQIAGSVLYMADPKNEAQNMTLAELDPQRLLEGKTPRLIDEWQLAPKLWDAVRYEVDHRDELGQFILTGSAVPPSSDHIRHTGTGRFIWLTMRPMSLYESQESTGDVSLAELFNSPEKITGTNTLDMDKLAFLTCRGGWPLAIGFTDETVLDQAAGYYDAVVHSDVSRADGRLRNPERVKLFMKSYARNQGTQATSEVIRQDMEANDMKALDSSTVYSYIRALERIFVIEELKAWNPNLRSKTTIRTSNTRFFVDPSIAAAALGVGPGDLTADLKTFGLLFEAMCIRDLRVYAEALNGDVYHYRDKTGLVCDAVIHLRNGSYGLIEIKLGGDKLIEEGAENLKKLREKLDTEKMKEPSFLMVLTGTGQYAYRRSDGVYVVPLGCLKD